TTTGAAGGCATACCTATAATTGTTATGGTAAACCAGACAAGTGCCAGCGCTGCGGAGATTTTCTCGGGCTCTCTTCAGGATTGGGATAAAGCGCTTATTGTTGGACAGAATAGTTTCGGCAAAGGTTCGGTACAGCAACTTTTTCCGCTGCCAATGAATTATGGTTTGAAGATTACTACCTCAAAATACTATATTGAAAGCGGCCGTTGTATTCATAATGATGCAAATGAAGATGCGATCAGAGAGAATGATATTACCAAACTGAATAAGAAGATCGATTCAAATGAGGAAAAGGAAGTCTATTTTACCGTTGGTGGACGAGAAGTATATGGTGGCGGCGGGATCACGCCCGATATTATCATTGTACAGGATACCCTCAACGCCTTTGAACTCGAGGTCCGTAGAAACAACCTGTTCTTTCCATTTGCAGTGGACTACCTATCAGAAAATGATATTGGTCTTGATTTTACGGTAGACGATGAAATTTTTGAAGATTTTGTACAACGTATTCGCGATAAAGAAATCGAGTTCACAGATGAAGAACTTGCTCAATCCGAACCGTGGCTCAGAAATGCATTGGAATCGCAGATCATCAGTAATAAATTTGGTTTGGAGGAGGGTAATAAGAGAGCTATCAATCAGGATCCCCAGCTTCAGGAAGCTCTCAAACTTTTTGATCAGTACGGCTCTCTCAAAGAGATGTTTGTCCACGCAGATGAAATAGCTGAAGAATAACCGCAGCACATATATTATATAATAAAAGGACTTATCATTACGATGAGTCCTTGATTTTAGTAAATATAAGTAGTATTCAATCCATACCACAATATATAGATTTCTTTTTTTTATCGGTATTATTCTCTATATCAAAAAAGTGCGCGAAAAATAGCAATGTGCTGAATTGAGTTGTGAATACAAAAGATCATGTTTTTTTGTTTCAAAAAGTTCATTAGGATTAGAAAATGAATCTAAATTTCCACTTCAAGTTGACGAAGTGCATAAAGCGCGGTTTTATTCTTTACTTCAATTCTCGTTCCAGAAAAGTTATTTTTTGTTATCACCAATCCGGTCTTTCCCCATGTTCCGATATATACAAACCCAACTGGTTTTTCCTTGGTTCCACCATCAGGTCCTGCAATACCGGATACAGCTATCGCATAGTCTGTTCCGATAAGTTCTTTTATCCCGAGAACCATTTCCTTACCTGTTTCCAGGCTTACAGCTCCGTATCTGCTAAGTGTAGCTTTTCGCACTCCTAAAATTTCCATTTTTGCTTCATTACTATATGACACAACACCCCCCTTAAAATATTCCGAACTTCCTGCATTGTCTGTGATCAAGCTCTGTATGAGACCTCCTGTACAAGATTCCGCCACAGAAAGGGTTTTGCCCGACACCATCATTTTTTTATGAAAGACCGTTTCTATCGAATCAGCATCAAATCCATAAATATTTTGTTGAGGAACATGTTGGACGAACAATTTAACGATTTTACTCACTTCATCTTCAGGGGTTCCGTACACTCGAATATCAACCATACCTGGCTTGGGAAGGAAAGCAATTTTTGTTTTTTGTGTTTCCTTGATTTGTTGGGTTGATGTAGAAAGAATAGATTCCGGAATACCGATCGTTCTAATGGTTCTCTGGAATAGTGGTTGAGGATGATAATTTTCGAGTAATAGAGGTAAGATACTGTCTTCAAAGATGAACCTCATTTCAGAAGGAACGCCTGGTACAGCAAAGAAGTGTTTGCTGTTTTTACAAAAGTACAATCCCGGAGCTGTTCCAATTGGATTGTTTAAAGGTGTGAAATCCTGCGGAACATCTGCTTGGGTTTTCGCAATCTCGGGCAGATCAAAACTTTTATTTGCATACATCTTTTGGATTTTTTCCCAGATGTCATTATGGAATATGAGT
This region of Candidatus Cloacimonadota bacterium genomic DNA includes:
- a CDS encoding CinA family nicotinamide mononucleotide deamidase-related protein, with the protein product MAKILYVAIGNEILMGKTVNTNESFIGEHLVAAGIPLDLTITVKDDVAMIANTLKHYWEQYDVIIMSGGLGPTHDDVTKHAMCAFFGKKLIFHNDIWEKIQKMYANKSFDLPEIAKTQADVPQDFTPLNNPIGTAPGLYFCKNSKHFFAVPGVPSEMRFIFEDSILPLLLENYHPQPLFQRTIRTIGIPESILSTSTQQIKETQKTKIAFLPKPGMVDIRVYGTPEDEVSKIVKLFVQHVPQQNIYGFDADSIETVFHKKMMVSGKTLSVAESCTGGLIQSLITDNAGSSEYFKGGVVSYSNEAKMEILGVRKATLSRYGAVSLETGKEMVLGIKELIGTDYAIAVSGIAGPDGGTKEKPVGFVYIGTWGKTGLVITKNNFSGTRIEVKNKTALYALRQLEVEI